One Manduca sexta isolate Smith_Timp_Sample1 chromosome 28, JHU_Msex_v1.0, whole genome shotgun sequence DNA window includes the following coding sequences:
- the LOC115447037 gene encoding 26S proteasome non-ATPase regulatory subunit 13 gives MASVKFAVVDVNDFLTKKQSTEPDLAADWAKLEELYNKKLWHQLTLKLLEFVKHPSLQSGDNLIQLYNNFLTTFENKINPLSLVEIIANVVEQYSNKKDAIAFLEKVEAKVKMNDEALALCKVLQGQIYLEQLNDLDATEKIIEQLEGTLEDADGVTPVHGRFYKLASEYYRVRGPMSRYYRATLRHVGCAGGGAELAPPERRTTALRLAVAAVAAPDVYDLGELLAHPILECLSGTRDEWARELLRAVAVGDAQAFDRVRVQSGVPELMNPDNKLRQKIALLCLMEMAFNRTSSQRKLTFAEIAREARIPIDEVELLVMKALAEKLIRGHIDQVTATVVVSWVRARALCGAGAALLAARLARWAAAVERAAGLLSHTAPDLLTA, from the exons ATGGCTTCCGTCAAGTTCGCAGTCGTTGATGTAAACGATtttctaacaaaaaaacaatcaacTGAGCCCGATTTGGCAGCTGATTGGGCAAAACTAGAAGAGCTTTACAATAAAAA ATTATGGCATCAATTAACTTTGAAACTGCTAGAGTTCGTGAAACACCCGTCTCTTCAGTCGGGTGACAATCTCATCCAGCTATATAACAACTTTTTGACTACTTTTGAGAACAA AATTAACCCTCTCTCTTTGGTGGAGATTATTGCGAATGTGGTGGAGCAATACTCTAACAAGAAGGATGCCATCGCATTCCTTGAAAAGGTTGAAGCGAAGGTCAAGATGAATGATGAAGCACTTGCTTTGTGCAAG GTTCTGCAAGGCCAGATCTATCTGGAACAGTTAAATGATTTGGATGCCACAGAGAAAATCATTGAACAGCTGGAAGGCACCCTGGAAGATGCCGATGGAGTCACCCCTGTCCATGGACGATTCTACAAACTGGCCTCTGAATACTACAg GGTGCGCGGGCCGATGTCGCGGTACTACCGCGCGACGCTGCGGCACGTGgggtgcgcgggcggcggcgcggagCTGGCGCCGCCGGAGCGCCGCACCACCGCGCTGCGCCTCGCcgtcgccgccgtcgccgcGCCCGACGTCTACGACCTCGGCGAACtc CTTGCCCACCCAATCCTGGAGTGTCTGTCGGGCACGCGCGACGAGTGGGCGCGGGAGCTGCTGCGCGCGGTAGCCGTGGGGGACGCGCAGGCATTCGACAGAGTGCGCGTGCAGTCCGGTGTGCCAGAGCTCATGAACCCTGACAACAAGCTGCGACAGAAGATCGCGCTGCTGTGTCTGATGGAG ATGGCGTTTAACCGCACGTCCTCCCAACGTAAGCTGACGTTCGCGGAGATAGCGCGAGAGGCGCGCATACCCATCGACGAGGTGGAACTGCTCGTCATGAAAGCACTCGCCGAGAAACTTATCAGGGGACATATTGATCAG GTGACGGCGACGGTGGTGGTGTCGTGGGTGCGTGCGCGCGCGCTGTGCGGCGCCGGCGCGGCGCTGCTGGCGGCGCGGCTGGCGCGCTGGGCGGCCGCCGTGGAGCGCGCCGCCGGCCTGCTGTCGCACACCGCGCCCGACCTGCTCACCGCCTAG